The Methanosphaera sp. BMS genome contains a region encoding:
- a CDS encoding trans-aconitate 2-methyltransferase — translation MSKLGQHFDNEAENFDDNVYKNIPRYDEMIDALIKAIPFDKEDLRILDLGCGTGNITKKVLERYPKAHVTCLDLSKNMLELAKEKLSGYDSIEYVLGDFTIIDIIDNYDAIISSLALHHIPSDDAKLEMYKHIYAALNNGGVFYNADVIKAASKYNEELNQKVFDEFMKDNGVSSQDISEHRHKRHVNDIPITLTKHLNLLEEAGFEDIDVIWKYYGNAVYGATKR, via the coding sequence ATGTCAAAATTGGGACAACACTTTGATAATGAAGCAGAAAACTTTGACGATAATGTATATAAGAATATACCAAGATATGATGAAATGATTGATGCACTGATAAAAGCAATACCCTTCGATAAAGAGGATTTAAGGATATTGGATCTTGGCTGTGGAACAGGTAACATAACCAAGAAGGTTCTTGAAAGATATCCGAAGGCACATGTGACTTGCCTTGACTTATCAAAAAATATGCTGGAGTTGGCCAAAGAGAAGTTATCCGGTTATGATTCAATTGAATACGTGCTGGGGGATTTTACGATAATTGACATCATCGATAATTATGATGCAATCATATCCTCCCTCGCACTACATCACATACCATCTGATGATGCAAAACTCGAGATGTACAAACACATATATGCTGCATTAAATAATGGGGGCGTATTTTATAACGCTGATGTGATAAAGGCTGCCAGTAAATATAACGAAGAATTAAATCAGAAAGTCTTTGATGAGTTCATGAAAGACAATGGGGTATCCTCTCAGGATATCAGTGAACATAGACATAAAAGGCATGTCAATGATATACCAATCACGCTAACCAAACACTTAAATCTACTTGAAGAAGCGGGTTTTGAGGATATTGATGTCATCTGGAAATATTACGGCAATGCCGTATACGGTGCAACCAAACGATAA
- a CDS encoding DUF368 domain-containing protein: MGASDIMPGISGGTIALITGIYDKLIASISNIKLLFLKPLLKADLKGFKDQLFEEVDFEFFIPLGLGVVLAMVLMAGVINFLLGSYAGYTYSFFAGLILASIYILYKQLDALNIKAITTTIIFAILAYLFVGLNPLQASHSLPVLFISGFTAICAMLLPGISGSSLLLLLGQYEYMIDVLHRISIVEIIVFVGGAVCGFMIMSRIIKYLLENHKQLTVAALIGIMLGSLRVPMQNIVMGDLFSLIICLVIGIIGMLIVLFVDTKFNYEII, from the coding sequence ATGGGAGCATCGGATATCATGCCGGGAATATCCGGTGGTACTATAGCATTAATAACCGGAATATACGACAAGTTAATAGCCTCCATAAGTAATATAAAACTATTATTCTTAAAGCCATTGCTCAAGGCGGATCTGAAAGGATTTAAAGATCAGCTGTTTGAGGAGGTTGACTTTGAATTCTTCATACCATTGGGTCTAGGAGTAGTACTGGCTATGGTCTTGATGGCCGGAGTGATAAACTTTTTACTGGGAAGCTATGCAGGATATACATATTCCTTCTTTGCAGGTTTGATACTTGCATCAATATACATACTCTACAAGCAATTGGATGCGTTGAACATAAAGGCAATAACGACCACAATAATATTTGCAATACTCGCATACCTATTTGTTGGATTGAATCCATTACAGGCATCACATTCACTGCCCGTACTTTTCATATCAGGTTTCACAGCCATATGTGCAATGCTGCTTCCCGGAATTTCAGGTTCATCACTACTTCTCTTGTTGGGTCAATATGAATACATGATAGATGTACTTCACAGAATATCAATAGTGGAGATAATCGTATTCGTAGGAGGGGCAGTCTGTGGATTTATGATAATGAGCAGAATAATAAAATACCTACTGGAAAATCATAAACAGTTAACAGTAGCTGCATTAATCGGTATAATGTTGGGTTCACTACGTGTGCCGATGCAAAACATTGTAATGGGAGATCTGTTCTCATTAATTATCTGCCTGGTAATAGGAATAATAGGAATGCTCATAGTATTGTTCGTTGATACCAAATTTAACTATGAAATAATATAA